In Coleofasciculus sp. FACHB-T130, the following proteins share a genomic window:
- a CDS encoding ATP-binding protein: MQPEQTIAAGQQSKEEQELILNPVDHAIALFNRSHHLVLFNRKFSLLWGLPPEWLGLQPHCSEVLAEVVAQGYWSQQQSEQIASALSKTETEYISFPIQQSNGICLEIDTTLTSDGGRLFTFRDVTRYQDYQVTLNAEVRRLTFLVGLMERLQPASDLQTIGKFALSYLVETMGAAFGDVKVITGQGIDAYADILTNQISGRFIATHGEAAVAEMQAFLDRGIPYGQGLLWQVVETGKPVFVDDYSKHPQAVSAFRHPAIGQLGIFPIPAANGKIIGVLTLESRTHQRLQDAPQQDILLVACRTLGVAIERAQAQEHLREINQNLERASQMKSEFLAAMSHELRTPLNSILGFSDLLLRQIAGSLNERQIKYVRVMEESGQHLLQLINDILDLSKIEAGKAELELQPVSILDLCRQCLQMIQPRADKKRLALTLEIDYRLGQASLDERRVRQILINLLSNAVKFTPDRGQIKLSGRLAYGTQLIGEFRPDRSPVNPSTPFLCLEVKDSGIGISRDKWHLLFRPFQQVDASLTRQHEGTGLGLALTKRLAELHGGTVSLESVENQGSTFRVWLPVTEMSQTLTEAANPVPSQQPSSFLKGGVSSENAKRVLVVEDQAFNQALISDVLELEGYAVELIYNGRTMMEALQSPFVTPKSLPHLIVMDIQLPGVDGFEIIRQLKANRLWKSVPVIAVTAMAMAGDRDRCLAAGANGYISKPIDIDLLTTTVRSFMQD, encoded by the coding sequence ATGCAACCAGAGCAGACAATCGCTGCTGGGCAACAGTCAAAGGAGGAACAAGAACTCATTTTGAATCCAGTAGACCATGCGATCGCTTTGTTTAACCGCTCCCATCACTTAGTCTTGTTTAATCGAAAATTCAGTCTTCTTTGGGGACTTCCCCCCGAATGGCTGGGTCTACAGCCGCATTGTAGCGAAGTCTTGGCTGAAGTGGTGGCACAGGGATATTGGTCGCAGCAGCAGAGCGAACAAATCGCTTCAGCCCTTAGCAAAACTGAAACAGAATACATTTCCTTTCCCATACAGCAATCTAACGGTATCTGCCTAGAGATAGATACCACACTGACGAGTGATGGGGGACGCCTGTTTACCTTCCGCGATGTCACCAGGTATCAAGACTACCAGGTAACTTTAAACGCTGAGGTGAGGCGGCTGACCTTTTTAGTAGGTTTGATGGAACGGTTGCAGCCTGCCAGCGACTTGCAGACAATCGGAAAATTTGCACTTTCCTATCTGGTGGAGACAATGGGTGCAGCGTTCGGCGATGTCAAGGTAATTACGGGTCAAGGCATTGATGCCTATGCCGATATTCTCACCAATCAAATTTCTGGTCGATTCATCGCGACTCACGGCGAAGCTGCCGTTGCCGAGATGCAAGCCTTTCTCGATCGAGGGATTCCCTATGGTCAAGGGTTATTGTGGCAAGTCGTAGAAACCGGCAAGCCAGTATTTGTTGACGATTATTCTAAACATCCCCAGGCAGTGTCGGCATTTCGCCATCCGGCAATTGGTCAACTGGGCATTTTTCCCATTCCCGCCGCCAATGGCAAGATTATTGGCGTCTTGACGCTGGAATCTCGCACTCATCAGAGACTTCAGGACGCTCCCCAACAGGATATACTCCTGGTCGCTTGTCGCACGCTGGGCGTTGCCATTGAAAGGGCCCAGGCGCAAGAACACCTGCGCGAAATTAATCAGAATTTAGAACGGGCTTCCCAAATGAAGTCTGAGTTTCTGGCTGCCATGTCCCACGAACTGCGGACACCCCTCAACAGCATTTTAGGGTTTTCGGACTTGTTGCTGCGGCAAATTGCCGGTTCCTTGAACGAACGCCAGATTAAATACGTGCGGGTGATGGAAGAAAGCGGTCAACACCTGTTGCAGTTGATTAATGACATTCTGGATCTCTCCAAAATAGAAGCCGGAAAGGCAGAACTCGAACTCCAGCCAGTTTCCATCCTGGATCTTTGCAGGCAGTGTTTGCAAATGATTCAACCCCGTGCGGATAAAAAGCGACTTGCCTTAACCCTAGAAATAGACTATCGGCTGGGGCAGGCATCTTTAGATGAACGCCGTGTCCGCCAGATATTAATTAATTTGCTCTCCAACGCTGTCAAGTTTACCCCAGATCGCGGGCAAATTAAATTGAGTGGACGACTGGCTTATGGCACCCAGTTGATTGGGGAATTTCGACCGGATCGCAGCCCGGTGAATCCTAGCACGCCTTTCTTGTGTCTTGAAGTCAAAGACTCAGGTATCGGGATTTCTAGAGATAAGTGGCATTTGCTGTTTCGCCCTTTCCAGCAGGTGGATGCTTCCTTAACGCGGCAACATGAAGGAACTGGGTTAGGTTTGGCGCTGACGAAGCGACTGGCGGAACTCCACGGCGGCACCGTCTCTCTGGAATCGGTGGAAAATCAGGGGAGTACGTTTCGCGTCTGGTTGCCGGTAACGGAAATGAGTCAGACGTTGACAGAGGCAGCGAACCCAGTGCCAAGCCAACAGCCGTCATCATTTCTCAAAGGTGGTGTGTCTTCTGAGAATGCCAAGCGAGTTTTGGTGGTGGAAGATCAAGCTTTCAATCAGGCATTGATTTCTGATGTACTTGAGTTAGAAGGGTATGCAGTTGAGTTAATTTATAACGGTCGCACGATGATGGAAGCGTTGCAATCTCCCTTTGTGACGCCTAAATCGCTGCCGCACTTGATTGTCATGGATATCCAACTACCGGGGGTGGATGGGTTTGAAATTATCCGTCAGCTTAAAGCCAATCGCTTGTGGAAGTCGGTGCCAGTAATTGCAGTAACGGCAATGGCAATGGCGGGCGATCGCGATCGCTGTTTGGCTGCTGGGGCAAATGGTTACATCAGTAAGCCAATAGATATCGATCTCCTCACGACTACCGTCCGCTCTTTTATGCAGGATTAG
- a CDS encoding HetZ-related protein 2 has protein sequence MSLAQELAQNWREQIVADYPDSSAAMQESITRWLIGEDLERFEALNPSQMTIARQAMEYRYRILRQRYLGVGPERAYRNLTTRLGSLVLLRNKIRTWVALSRDRQRAVVDVLQEVIQELLHSDRYIQQQIAWIAQCTPSDTRLRNSLLMTSIEEYCLRPIRNQPLLVYRFVNYLRRSQRGGMTHVPDGELVRLVSEEVTPDETDSPVSLLDAQAVTQYQENQVWEEQQALRTTVKQEFKDYLAENVSQSAADWLTLYLQGKSQEAIASALNLQIKEVYRLREKVSYHAIRVFAVKSQPELVASWLEASLQEHNLGLTLIEWEQFYATLPSVQRQLIDGLKAGKTLDAIAAELNLKNHQVMGEWSKLYLAAQALRSDS, from the coding sequence ATGTCACTGGCCCAAGAACTGGCACAGAATTGGCGAGAGCAGATTGTAGCCGACTATCCCGACTCTAGCGCAGCAATGCAAGAAAGTATTACGCGCTGGCTGATCGGAGAAGATTTAGAACGATTTGAAGCCCTGAACCCAAGCCAGATGACAATTGCTCGGCAAGCAATGGAATATCGTTACCGAATTTTACGGCAGCGCTATTTAGGCGTGGGGCCAGAGCGTGCCTATCGGAATCTTACGACTCGGTTGGGCAGCTTAGTGCTGCTTCGCAATAAAATCCGTACTTGGGTGGCGCTTTCGCGCGATCGCCAGCGGGCAGTGGTCGATGTATTGCAAGAAGTAATTCAGGAACTATTACACAGCGATCGCTACATTCAACAGCAAATTGCTTGGATTGCCCAATGTACTCCTAGTGATACTCGTCTCCGCAATTCCCTACTGATGACCAGTATCGAAGAGTATTGCCTCAGGCCGATTCGCAACCAACCGCTGTTAGTGTATCGGTTTGTGAATTATCTACGGCGTTCTCAGAGAGGCGGCATGACTCACGTACCCGATGGCGAACTGGTACGGCTGGTTTCCGAAGAAGTGACGCCCGATGAAACAGACAGCCCGGTGAGTTTGCTAGACGCTCAAGCAGTCACTCAGTACCAAGAAAATCAAGTTTGGGAAGAACAACAAGCGTTACGTACCACTGTCAAGCAGGAATTTAAAGACTATCTAGCCGAAAATGTGAGTCAATCTGCTGCTGATTGGCTGACACTGTATCTGCAAGGCAAGTCCCAAGAAGCGATTGCTAGCGCCTTAAACCTACAGATCAAAGAAGTCTATCGACTGCGTGAAAAAGTCAGCTACCATGCCATTCGGGTTTTTGCCGTTAAAAGCCAGCCAGAATTAGTCGCCAGTTGGCTAGAAGCGTCATTGCAAGAACACAACCTGGGTTTGACCCTAATCGAGTGGGAGCAATTCTACGCCACTCTCCCCTCCGTGCAGCGGCAGTTAATTGATGGTTTAAAAGCAGGCAAAACCCTAGACGCGATTGCTGCTGAATTGAACCTGAAAAATCACCAAGTCATGGGCGAATGGAGCAAACTTTATCTAGCCGCTCAAGCCTTGCGGAGCGATTCTTAA